A genomic segment from Dechloromonas denitrificans encodes:
- a CDS encoding chemotaxis protein CheA, translating to MSINFDDALHTFIAESRELLQEMEAALLDMENRPNDPETINAIFRAAHTIKGSAGLFGLDHIVAFTHVAESVLDRVRNNEVRLDETLGALLLKAGDYMGQLIELLASHAVPDDSLNAAGQALVSKLESYLGNTAVPGALTEAHESATASACSDGVANANWHVSLRFGPDVLRQGMDPVSILRYLATQGEITAMRSIINAVPMLAEIDPEACYLGFELSLASTGSRAEIDGAFDFIRDDCLIHLIAPHAPLDEYRQMVGNLSKDPDMREILRALGSLDADEIIRLDITENIVESSGNEAPGEAAEQQGKEVKNTESSLIRVDAAKLDKLIDLVGELIIAGAGASMVARKFKAPELSEATLLVSRLVEDVRDSALTLRMVQIGATFNRFRRVVRDVAKEIGKDIELDIRGGDTELDKTVVEKIGDPLTHIVRNSMDHGIEPAEIRLARGKPAKGQLRLNAFHESGSIVIEVSDDGGGLKKERILQKAIERGLVNESQTLSDKEIFNLVFEPGFSTAEQVSKLSGRGVGMDVVKRNITALRGTVDIESREEIGTTVRIRLPLTLAIIDGFMVGVGTASYVLPLDMVVECIELPPPPSCDQKAPDYLNLRGGVLPFIRLRDQFEVSAAAPARENVVVVQYAGQRAGLVVDRLMGEFQTVIKPLGKVFSQIRGIGGSTILGSGEVALILDIPGLIKQLTAPNPSVQERNALASEMPRIEQQ from the coding sequence ATGAGTATCAACTTTGACGACGCCCTGCATACGTTCATTGCCGAAAGTCGAGAACTTTTGCAGGAGATGGAAGCCGCCTTGCTCGACATGGAAAACCGGCCCAATGATCCAGAAACGATCAATGCCATTTTCCGTGCCGCACACACGATCAAGGGCAGCGCCGGGCTGTTCGGACTGGATCATATCGTTGCCTTCACCCATGTCGCCGAAAGCGTGCTTGACCGAGTCCGCAACAACGAAGTCCGGCTCGATGAAACGCTCGGCGCCCTGCTGCTCAAAGCGGGTGACTACATGGGGCAACTGATCGAACTGCTGGCCAGCCACGCCGTTCCGGATGATTCGCTCAATGCGGCCGGTCAAGCACTGGTGTCCAAGCTGGAAAGCTACTTGGGCAATACGGCCGTACCAGGCGCGCTCACCGAGGCACACGAATCGGCAACCGCCAGCGCCTGCAGCGATGGCGTAGCCAATGCCAACTGGCACGTTTCCCTGCGCTTTGGCCCGGATGTCCTACGCCAGGGCATGGACCCCGTCTCGATCCTGCGTTATCTGGCAACCCAAGGTGAGATCACCGCCATGCGCAGCATCATCAATGCCGTGCCGATGCTGGCCGAAATCGACCCAGAGGCCTGCTATCTCGGCTTTGAACTATCGCTTGCCAGCACTGGCAGCCGGGCCGAAATCGACGGAGCCTTCGACTTCATCCGTGACGATTGCCTGATCCACCTGATCGCGCCGCATGCCCCACTGGACGAATATCGCCAGATGGTCGGCAATCTGAGCAAGGATCCCGACATGCGTGAGATCCTGCGGGCGCTGGGCAGTCTCGATGCAGATGAAATTATCCGCCTCGACATCACTGAAAATATAGTCGAGAGCAGCGGCAACGAAGCTCCTGGAGAAGCGGCCGAGCAGCAAGGCAAGGAAGTCAAAAACACCGAAAGCAGCCTGATCCGGGTCGATGCCGCCAAACTCGACAAATTGATCGATCTGGTCGGAGAATTGATCATCGCGGGGGCCGGCGCCAGCATGGTGGCTCGCAAGTTCAAGGCCCCCGAGCTCAGCGAAGCGACCCTGCTGGTCTCGCGCCTGGTCGAAGATGTACGCGACTCGGCACTGACTTTGCGCATGGTCCAGATCGGCGCCACGTTCAATCGCTTCCGCCGCGTCGTACGCGATGTTGCCAAGGAAATCGGCAAGGATATCGAGCTCGACATCCGCGGCGGTGATACCGAACTCGACAAGACCGTCGTCGAAAAGATCGGCGACCCGCTAACCCATATTGTCCGCAACTCGATGGATCACGGCATCGAACCAGCCGAAATTCGACTCGCCCGCGGCAAACCAGCCAAAGGCCAGCTGCGCCTCAATGCCTTCCACGAATCGGGCAGCATCGTGATCGAAGTCAGCGACGATGGCGGCGGCCTCAAGAAGGAACGCATCCTCCAGAAGGCCATCGAACGCGGCCTGGTCAACGAAAGCCAGACACTGTCGGACAAGGAAATCTTCAACCTCGTCTTCGAGCCCGGTTTTTCTACCGCAGAACAGGTCAGCAAGCTCTCCGGGCGCGGTGTCGGCATGGATGTCGTCAAACGCAACATCACCGCCTTGCGCGGTACGGTCGACATCGAAAGCCGGGAAGAAATCGGCACCACGGTGCGTATCCGCCTGCCACTCACCCTGGCCATCATTGACGGCTTCATGGTCGGCGTCGGCACCGCCTCCTACGTGCTACCGCTCGACATGGTGGTCGAATGCATAGAACTGCCACCGCCCCCGAGTTGCGACCAAAAAGCACCGGACTATCTGAATTTGCGGGGTGGTGTACTGCCCTTCATCCGGCTGCGCGATCAATTTGAAGTGAGCGCCGCCGCGCCTGCACGCGAAAACGTCGTCGTCGTCCAGTACGCCGGACAGCGGGCCGGACTGGTCGTCGATCGACTGATGGGCGAGTTCCAGACGGTCATCAAACCCCTCGGCAAGGTTTTCAGCCAGATCCGGGGAATCGGCGGCTCGACCATCCTGGGCAGCGGCGAGGTTGCGCTGATTCTGGATATTCCTGGCCTGATCAAGCAGTTGACCGCACCAAACCCATCCGTTCAAGAACGCAACGCACTTGCATCCGAAATGCCCCGCATCGAACAGCAATAA
- the grxD gene encoding Grx4 family monothiol glutaredoxin — MSDVQKRIHDTVTTNPVVLYMKGDARFPQCGFSATVVQILKLCGVENFVTVNVLADEEIRNGVKEYANWPTIPQLYVNGEFVGGCDIAKEMYQTGELQQLLAEVAKA, encoded by the coding sequence ATGTCCGACGTACAAAAACGCATTCACGACACCGTCACCACCAACCCGGTTGTCCTCTACATGAAGGGCGATGCCCGCTTCCCGCAATGCGGTTTTTCCGCCACTGTCGTGCAAATTCTCAAGCTTTGCGGCGTCGAGAACTTTGTCACGGTCAACGTGCTGGCTGACGAAGAAATCCGCAACGGTGTTAAGGAATACGCCAACTGGCCGACCATTCCGCAGCTCTACGTCAACGGCGAATTCGTCGGCGGCTGCGACATCGCCAAGGAAATGTACCAGACCGGCGAACTGCAGCAATTGCTGGCCGAGGTCGCCAAGGCCTGA
- a CDS encoding methyl-accepting chemotaxis protein, with translation MTVTKKMIFLVLSAAFGIILLAILGLTQMNRVYNSANYGNVNTVPSILTLDQAFSPMAAMRTLLWQHIAASDDKMMVSIEERITTNRKKIDEALKVYEGLVSDDKDKSLLAADRAALNDFDQLREKVYVLSRVNKLEEARDLVMVNQTIMARLWDSFEEHRQYNSELGKKASDDAAATEASARWVAIATGLATLIAVALIGFFITRSLMKQLGGEPAYAADIIKAMSEGDMTVRVETKPGDNDSLLFNLRTMVERLSSTISEVRTTAESLAGASEEVSATAQSLSQSSSEQAASVEETSASMEQMAASVTQNSDNAKLTDGMASKAAKEAVEGGEAVRSTVTAMKSIADKIGIVDDIAYQTNLLALNAAIEAARAGEHGKGFAVVAAEVRKLAERSQIAAQEISETAKNSVALAERAGALLDEIVPSITKTSDLVQEITSASDEQSSGVGQINAAMAQLSQATQQNASSSEELAATAEEMSSQAESLSETMAFFRVDNGQRRQTASRAPRAAAPAKVKAPAFQRTDFVQFEG, from the coding sequence ATGACCGTCACAAAAAAAATGATTTTTCTCGTGCTGTCCGCAGCATTCGGCATCATTCTTCTCGCCATTCTCGGCCTGACCCAGATGAACCGGGTGTACAACTCAGCCAACTACGGCAACGTCAATACCGTACCCAGCATCCTGACCCTGGACCAGGCATTTTCCCCGATGGCCGCAATGCGCACGCTGCTTTGGCAGCACATTGCGGCCTCCGACGACAAAATGATGGTCTCGATCGAAGAACGGATCACCACCAATCGCAAGAAAATTGACGAAGCACTCAAGGTTTATGAAGGACTGGTCAGCGACGACAAGGACAAGAGCCTGCTGGCTGCCGACCGGGCCGCACTGAACGACTTCGATCAGCTACGTGAAAAGGTCTACGTGCTGTCGCGAGTCAACAAGCTGGAAGAGGCACGTGACCTGGTCATGGTCAATCAGACCATCATGGCCCGCCTGTGGGATTCATTCGAAGAGCATCGTCAGTACAACTCGGAACTCGGTAAAAAAGCATCCGACGATGCCGCGGCGACCGAGGCCAGCGCACGCTGGGTTGCCATCGCTACCGGCCTGGCAACACTGATTGCGGTTGCCCTGATCGGTTTCTTCATCACCCGTAGCCTGATGAAACAACTGGGTGGCGAGCCGGCCTACGCTGCCGACATCATCAAGGCAATGTCGGAAGGTGACATGACGGTGCGCGTTGAAACCAAGCCTGGCGACAACGACAGCCTTCTGTTCAACTTGCGGACCATGGTCGAACGCCTGTCCTCGACGATTTCCGAAGTCCGTACGACGGCTGAATCGCTGGCCGGTGCCTCGGAAGAAGTCTCGGCAACGGCCCAGAGCCTGTCGCAGTCCTCTTCCGAACAGGCTGCGTCCGTCGAGGAAACCTCGGCATCAATGGAGCAGATGGCCGCTTCGGTCACGCAGAACAGCGACAACGCCAAGCTGACCGATGGTATGGCCAGCAAGGCAGCCAAGGAAGCCGTCGAAGGCGGCGAAGCTGTGCGTTCGACAGTGACGGCCATGAAGAGCATCGCCGACAAGATCGGCATCGTCGATGACATCGCCTACCAGACCAATCTGCTTGCTCTCAACGCCGCCATCGAAGCTGCTCGTGCTGGCGAACATGGCAAGGGCTTTGCCGTCGTCGCCGCCGAAGTACGCAAGCTGGCCGAGCGTAGCCAGATCGCTGCCCAAGAAATCAGTGAAACAGCCAAGAACAGCGTTGCACTGGCTGAGCGCGCCGGCGCCCTGCTCGATGAGATCGTTCCGAGCATTACCAAGACATCGGACCTGGTTCAGGAAATCACCTCCGCTTCTGATGAGCAAAGCTCCGGTGTCGGTCAGATCAATGCCGCCATGGCGCAGTTGAGCCAGGCCACACAGCAAAATGCCTCGTCCTCGGAAGAGCTGGCCGCCACGGCGGAGGAAATGAGCTCCCAGGCTGAAAGCCTGTCGGAGACCATGGCATTCTTCCGGGTCGACAACGGCCAGCGCCGCCAGACTGCCAGCCGCGCACCGCGCGCTGCAGCACCGGCCAAGGTCAAAGCACCGGCCTTCCAGCGCACTGATTTTGTCCAATTCGAGGGCTAA
- a CDS encoding chemotaxis protein CheW: protein MNAPVTASAPMPMAEPRQYLTFTLGGEMFAVETLSVKEIIEYGQITAVPMMPPSIRGVINLRGAVVPVIDLKARFGAAATEVTRRTCIVIIELGAEDEHQVVGIVVDTVSEVLEIPASEIEPPPAFGARIRADFISGMGKIAGHFVILLDMGRVLSVDELSCLSSLAEQQETTALAV from the coding sequence ATGAATGCACCGGTTACCGCCTCTGCCCCGATGCCGATGGCTGAACCACGCCAGTATCTGACCTTCACGCTGGGTGGAGAGATGTTTGCGGTCGAGACGCTGAGCGTCAAGGAAATCATCGAATACGGCCAGATTACGGCGGTACCGATGATGCCGCCGAGCATTCGCGGCGTGATCAACCTGCGCGGCGCCGTTGTTCCGGTCATCGATCTGAAGGCCCGCTTCGGTGCTGCCGCTACCGAAGTCACCCGCCGCACCTGCATCGTCATCATCGAACTCGGTGCCGAAGACGAGCATCAGGTGGTCGGGATCGTCGTCGACACCGTGAGCGAAGTACTTGAAATCCCGGCCTCTGAAATCGAGCCGCCGCCGGCTTTTGGTGCCCGCATTCGGGCCGACTTCATTTCTGGCATGGGCAAGATCGCAGGCCATTTCGTCATTCTGCTCGACATGGGACGGGTACTTTCCGTCGATGAACTGTCCTGTCTCTCGTCGCTCGCGGAACAACAGGAAACGACCGCTCTGGCGGTCTGA
- a CDS encoding CheR family methyltransferase, with product MAQAINKTSGSSEFSLGDSEFQLFRKLIYQQAGISLSDAKKPLVAGRLSKRLRQLGIGSYIEYFRLVQRDIQELQVTIDLLTTNETYFFRENKHFDFLRDQILPGAIGRGPFRVWSGACSSGEEPYTIAMVLAEVLGQRPWEIVASDLSTRVLEEAAGGLYPLTDCTGIPRHLLHKHCLRGIGQYDGSIMINPALRERISFRQINLNNALPKLGAFDVIFLRNVMIYFDIETKRQVIKRILPLLRPGGYFMISHSESLNGVTDALKSVRPSIYRKPDA from the coding sequence ATGGCTCAGGCAATCAACAAGACATCCGGCAGCAGTGAGTTCAGCCTCGGTGATAGCGAGTTTCAGTTGTTCCGCAAGCTGATTTACCAGCAGGCCGGGATCAGCCTGAGCGATGCCAAGAAGCCCCTGGTTGCCGGGCGTTTGTCGAAACGCCTGCGCCAGCTCGGGATCGGCAGTTATATCGAATATTTTCGACTGGTCCAGCGCGACATCCAGGAACTGCAAGTCACCATCGATCTGCTGACCACCAACGAAACTTACTTTTTCCGCGAGAACAAGCATTTCGATTTTCTGCGCGACCAGATCTTGCCCGGCGCTATCGGGCGCGGTCCATTCCGTGTCTGGAGCGGCGCCTGTTCAAGTGGTGAAGAACCCTACACCATCGCCATGGTACTGGCCGAAGTACTCGGTCAGCGGCCTTGGGAAATCGTCGCCTCCGACCTGAGTACGCGTGTTCTGGAGGAAGCCGCCGGAGGTCTCTATCCGCTGACTGACTGCACGGGCATTCCGCGCCATCTGTTGCACAAGCACTGCCTGCGCGGCATCGGCCAGTACGATGGCAGCATCATGATCAATCCCGCCCTGCGCGAGCGGATCAGCTTCCGCCAGATCAATCTGAACAACGCACTACCGAAACTGGGCGCTTTCGATGTCATTTTCCTGCGCAACGTGATGATCTATTTCGACATCGAAACCAAGCGCCAGGTGATCAAACGCATCCTGCCTTTGCTGCGCCCCGGCGGTTATTTCATGATCAGCCACTCGGAAAGCCTCAACGGCGTTACCGATGCACTGAAGTCGGTTCGCCCCTCGATTTACCGGAAACCTGATGCGTAA
- a CDS encoding chemotaxis protein CheD: MRKPDGVIEIFLQPGETYFGDRYTRLRTVLGSCVSLVFWHPQERVGGMCHFMLPSRGCRSGNGPDGRYADEAMQLMLGEIHANGLNPADFRLRVFGGGNMFPELTRRNAHNIGQKNVEAALALLKNNCLTCVAQHVEGYGHRHLLFDVWSGHVHLRHSVIHAEQVQFTESKTCLPSR, translated from the coding sequence ATGCGTAAGCCCGATGGTGTCATCGAAATTTTCCTGCAGCCTGGAGAAACTTACTTCGGTGATCGCTATACACGCCTGCGCACCGTACTCGGCTCCTGTGTCTCGCTGGTTTTCTGGCATCCGCAGGAACGCGTCGGCGGCATGTGTCATTTCATGCTGCCGAGCCGCGGTTGCCGTAGCGGCAACGGACCGGATGGACGTTATGCCGATGAGGCAATGCAACTGATGCTTGGAGAAATTCATGCCAACGGACTCAATCCGGCAGATTTTCGCCTGCGTGTTTTCGGCGGTGGCAACATGTTTCCCGAGCTGACCCGACGCAACGCACACAACATTGGCCAGAAAAATGTCGAAGCTGCGCTGGCCTTGCTCAAAAACAACTGCCTGACCTGCGTCGCTCAACACGTCGAAGGTTATGGCCATCGTCACCTGCTGTTCGATGTCTGGAGCGGCCATGTTCATCTCAGGCACTCAGTCATTCATGCCGAGCAAGTTCAATTCACAGAAAGCAAAACATGCCTGCCATCAAGGTAA
- the prfA gene encoding peptide chain release factor 1 gives MKPSIRQKLDLLVDRLDEIDRMLSAPSTAGDMDQFRKLSRERAEIEPVIIQFNAFRQAENDLAEAEAMRADPDMREFAEEEIASAKARLPELEVELQKLLLPRDPNDEKSVLLEIRAGTGGDESALFAGDLFRMYSRYAERQRWQVEVMSASDSELGGYREIIVRIGGNGAYSRLKFESGGHRVQRVPETETQGRIHTSACTVAIMPEVDEVEDVNLNPADLRIDTYRASGAGGQHINKTDSAVRVTHIPTGIVAECQDGRSQHANKASAMKVLAARIKDVQVRAQQAHISSTRKSLIGSGDRSERIRTYNFPQGRITDHRINLTLYKIAAIMDGDMDELLGALAAEHQADLLAELAEQN, from the coding sequence ATGAAGCCATCCATCCGCCAAAAACTCGACTTGCTGGTCGACCGTCTTGATGAAATCGACCGCATGCTGTCGGCGCCGAGTACGGCCGGCGATATGGACCAGTTCCGCAAACTGTCGCGCGAACGCGCCGAAATCGAGCCCGTGATCATCCAGTTCAATGCCTTTCGCCAGGCCGAAAACGATCTGGCCGAAGCCGAGGCGATGCGCGCCGACCCGGATATGCGCGAGTTTGCCGAAGAAGAAATTGCCAGCGCCAAGGCGCGCTTGCCGGAACTCGAAGTCGAGTTGCAAAAACTCTTGCTGCCGCGTGATCCGAACGATGAAAAGAGCGTCCTGCTCGAAATTCGGGCCGGGACCGGGGGCGACGAATCGGCGCTGTTCGCCGGCGATCTGTTCCGGATGTATTCGCGCTATGCCGAACGCCAGCGCTGGCAGGTCGAAGTCATGTCGGCGAGCGATTCCGAACTGGGTGGTTACCGCGAAATCATCGTCCGCATCGGCGGCAACGGCGCGTATTCGCGACTCAAGTTCGAGTCGGGCGGCCATCGCGTCCAGCGCGTGCCGGAAACCGAAACGCAGGGGCGCATCCACACCTCGGCGTGCACCGTGGCGATCATGCCGGAGGTCGATGAGGTGGAAGATGTGAACCTCAACCCGGCCGACCTGCGCATCGACACCTACCGCGCCTCCGGGGCCGGCGGCCAGCACATCAACAAGACCGATTCGGCGGTGCGTGTCACGCACATTCCGACCGGCATCGTCGCCGAATGCCAGGACGGCCGTTCGCAGCACGCCAACAAGGCGTCGGCCATGAAGGTGCTGGCGGCGCGGATCAAGGATGTCCAGGTGCGCGCCCAGCAGGCGCACATTTCGAGTACCCGCAAGAGCCTGATCGGCTCCGGCGACCGTTCAGAACGCATTCGTACCTACAACTTCCCGCAGGGGCGGATCACCGATCACCGCATCAACCTGACGCTGTACAAGATCGCGGCGATCATGGATGGCGACATGGACGAGCTGCTCGGTGCGCTTGCTGCCGAGCACCAGGCCGACCTGCTGGCCGAACTCGCCGAGCAAAACTGA
- a CDS encoding protein-glutamate methylesterase/protein-glutamine glutaminase, translating to MPAIKVMIVDDSAVVRQVLSASLTEDSGIEVIATAPDPIFALEKMQKSWPDVIVLDVEMPRMDGVTFLKKIMSTRPTPVVICSTLTERGSETAMQVLAAGAFAIVTKPKTALRQFLLESAGELIHAIKAASKANLKRLGPARTLTPLLANPPKLSADVMLAAGQSQAMAQTTENIVAIGTSTGGTQALEVVLTALPRVCPGIVIVQHMPEKFTAAFAQRLNGLCQIEVKEAVHGDRVMAGRALIAPGGKHMMLKRNGAQYVVDVVDGPPVSRHCPSVDVLFRSAARFAGRNAVGIIMTGMGDDGAKGLKEMHDAGAWTIGQDEDSCVVYGMPKEAVKLGAVDKVLPLKNIPEAILGRISRKS from the coding sequence ATGCCTGCCATCAAGGTAATGATCGTCGATGACTCGGCCGTGGTCCGCCAGGTGCTCTCAGCCAGCCTGACTGAAGATAGCGGCATCGAGGTCATCGCCACCGCCCCCGATCCAATCTTCGCCCTGGAGAAAATGCAGAAATCCTGGCCCGACGTCATCGTGCTCGATGTCGAAATGCCACGTATGGACGGCGTAACCTTCCTGAAAAAAATCATGAGCACCCGACCGACCCCGGTCGTCATCTGTTCGACGTTAACCGAGCGCGGTTCGGAAACCGCCATGCAGGTGCTCGCGGCAGGCGCTTTCGCCATTGTCACCAAGCCCAAGACAGCGTTGCGCCAGTTCCTGCTCGAAAGTGCCGGCGAACTGATCCACGCAATCAAAGCCGCTTCCAAGGCAAACCTCAAACGCCTCGGCCCGGCCCGGACGCTAACGCCGCTCTTGGCCAATCCACCCAAACTATCAGCCGATGTCATGCTCGCCGCAGGCCAGAGCCAGGCGATGGCCCAGACCACGGAAAACATCGTCGCCATCGGCACCTCGACCGGTGGCACACAAGCGTTGGAGGTGGTTCTCACTGCACTGCCCCGCGTCTGCCCCGGCATCGTCATCGTTCAGCACATGCCGGAAAAATTCACCGCAGCCTTCGCCCAGCGCCTCAACGGGCTGTGCCAGATCGAGGTCAAGGAAGCGGTACATGGTGACCGGGTCATGGCCGGGCGAGCACTGATTGCCCCCGGCGGCAAGCACATGATGCTGAAACGCAACGGCGCCCAGTACGTCGTCGATGTGGTCGACGGACCGCCAGTCAGTCGGCACTGTCCATCGGTCGACGTACTGTTCCGTTCGGCAGCCCGGTTTGCCGGCAGGAATGCGGTCGGCATCATCATGACCGGGATGGGCGATGATGGCGCCAAGGGTCTCAAGGAAATGCACGATGCCGGCGCCTGGACCATCGGACAGGATGAAGACAGTTGTGTCGTCTATGGCATGCCGAAGGAGGCGGTCAAGCTTGGCGCGGTCGACAAGGTGTTACCCCTGAAAAACATTCCGGAAGCGATTCTTGGACGTATCAGTCGCAAGAGCTGA
- a CDS encoding IS1182 family transposase, giving the protein MLKPAYPAQTELEMVTLEQLVPKDHLLRLLDQHIRFDFIREATQHLYCENNGRPAIDPVVLFKMLFIGYLFGIRSERRLVKEIEVNVAYRWFLGFRLTDKVPDASTLSQNRRRRFVGTDIEQRIFDGIVEQAIEHKLIGGRVLYTDSTHLKANANKRHFEVHQVEQTPAAYLAELDAAIETDRAAAGKKPLKRDDDDSTPPMKEVKVSTVDPDAGFMARDNKPTGFFYLDHRTVDGVHALIVDTHVTPGNVHDSQPYLARLDRVMERFDLAVGAVGLDAGYFTPQVCKGILERALFGVMGYKRPTHRDGYFYKRDYLYDAVQDCYRCPAGEVLPYRTTNRLGYREYASNPARCADCGVRGQCTQSRNHQKLVTRHLWEGFKEAINANRLSDLGKRLYARRKETVERSFADAKELHGHRYARFRGLAKVQAQCLLSAACQNMKKMALLLARKAAALLAKILARTRFAAPFARHLWQIGVPNLNFRIRLASA; this is encoded by the coding sequence ATGCTCAAACCTGCCTACCCCGCCCAAACGGAACTGGAGATGGTGACGTTGGAGCAATTGGTCCCGAAAGACCACTTGCTCCGGCTGCTCGACCAACACATCCGGTTTGATTTCATTCGTGAAGCGACCCAGCACCTGTATTGCGAGAACAATGGCCGACCGGCGATTGATCCGGTGGTGTTGTTCAAGATGCTGTTTATTGGCTACTTGTTCGGGATTCGCTCCGAGCGCCGGCTGGTGAAGGAAATCGAGGTCAATGTGGCTTACCGCTGGTTTCTCGGCTTTCGGCTGACGGACAAAGTGCCAGATGCCTCGACGCTGTCGCAGAATCGCCGTCGCCGCTTTGTCGGGACGGACATTGAGCAACGCATCTTTGACGGGATTGTCGAGCAAGCCATTGAGCATAAGCTGATTGGCGGGCGGGTGCTGTACACCGACAGTACCCACCTGAAGGCGAACGCGAACAAGCGGCACTTTGAAGTGCATCAGGTTGAGCAAACCCCTGCGGCCTACCTGGCCGAACTGGATGCAGCCATCGAAACGGACCGAGCCGCCGCGGGCAAGAAGCCGCTCAAGCGTGATGACGATGATTCGACACCGCCGATGAAGGAGGTCAAGGTCAGCACGGTCGATCCCGACGCAGGTTTCATGGCCCGCGACAACAAGCCGACCGGCTTCTTCTATCTGGATCACCGGACTGTCGATGGCGTGCATGCTTTGATCGTCGATACCCATGTCACGCCGGGCAATGTCCATGACAGCCAGCCCTACCTTGCCCGCCTGGATCGGGTCATGGAGCGCTTTGATCTGGCCGTGGGCGCCGTCGGGCTGGATGCCGGGTATTTCACCCCGCAAGTCTGCAAGGGCATTCTCGAGCGGGCACTGTTCGGGGTGATGGGCTACAAGCGACCCACACACCGCGATGGCTATTTCTACAAACGGGACTATCTCTACGATGCGGTCCAGGACTGCTACCGCTGCCCGGCCGGGGAGGTTCTACCGTACCGGACGACCAACCGGCTGGGTTATCGCGAATACGCCTCGAACCCGGCGCGGTGTGCCGATTGCGGCGTGCGCGGGCAATGCACGCAGAGCCGGAACCATCAGAAGCTCGTGACCCGACATCTCTGGGAAGGTTTCAAGGAAGCGATCAACGCCAATCGCCTGAGCGACCTGGGCAAACGGCTGTACGCCCGGCGCAAGGAAACAGTGGAGCGCAGCTTTGCCGATGCCAAGGAGTTGCACGGCCACCGTTACGCCCGCTTCCGCGGCTTGGCCAAGGTGCAAGCGCAGTGCCTGCTCTCGGCGGCCTGTCAGAACATGAAGAAGATGGCCCTGTTGCTGGCCCGCAAGGCGGCAGCCTTATTGGCCAAAATCCTCGCACGAACCCGTTTTGCCGCCCCATTCGCCCGCCATCTTTGGCAGATCGGGGTTCCTAACCTGAATTTCAGAATCCGCCTCGCTTCGGCTTGA
- the prmC gene encoding peptide chain release factor N(5)-glutamine methyltransferase — protein sequence MTLGEALTAARSKIDRLDARLLLEYVTGCTHTDLLARPETPVFAPAYAQFAEWVERRAAGEPLAYLVGEAEFRGRVFQVSPDVLIPRPETEVLIDLALERLKGMTQPRILDLGTGSGIVAISLALECPSARVVAVDLSPGAISVARNNAGRLGANIEFRQGSWFEPLSGERFDLIVSNPPYVAEGDPHLQRDGLPFEPQMALSDGEAGGNGLACIRQIVAAAAGHLQPASWLLFEHGYDQGEASRNLLDGAGFKAASTYPDLAGIDRVSGGHL from the coding sequence ATGACCCTCGGCGAAGCGTTGACCGCGGCACGCAGCAAGATCGACCGGCTCGACGCCCGTCTGTTGCTCGAATACGTCACCGGTTGCACGCACACCGATCTGCTGGCCCGGCCGGAAACGCCGGTCTTTGCCCCGGCTTACGCCCAGTTCGCCGAATGGGTCGAACGCCGGGCGGCTGGCGAGCCGCTGGCCTATCTGGTGGGAGAGGCCGAATTTCGCGGTCGTGTTTTCCAGGTTTCGCCGGATGTGCTGATCCCGCGCCCGGAAACCGAAGTGCTGATCGATCTGGCGCTGGAGCGGCTCAAGGGCATGACCCAGCCGCGCATTCTCGACCTCGGCACCGGCTCCGGCATTGTCGCCATTTCGCTGGCGCTGGAATGCCCATCCGCCCGTGTTGTCGCGGTCGACCTCTCGCCGGGCGCCATTTCGGTGGCGCGCAACAATGCCGGGCGGCTCGGTGCGAATATTGAATTCCGTCAGGGCAGCTGGTTTGAGCCGCTGTCCGGCGAACGTTTTGACCTGATCGTTTCGAATCCGCCTTACGTTGCCGAAGGCGACCCGCATCTGCAGCGCGACGGTCTGCCCTTCGAGCCGCAAATGGCGCTGAGCGATGGCGAGGCTGGCGGCAACGGGCTGGCCTGCATCCGCCAGATTGTCGCTGCGGCCGCCGGCCATCTGCAGCCGGCGAGCTGGCTGTTGTTTGAGCATGGCTACGATCAGGGCGAAGCAAGCCGGAACTTATTGGACGGCGCCGGGTTCAAAGCGGCGTCAACTTATCCCGACCTGGCCGGCATAGACCGTGTTTCAGGCGGACATCTGTAA